In Wenyingzhuangia fucanilytica, the following are encoded in one genomic region:
- a CDS encoding ABC transporter ATP-binding protein, which yields MNQLIHNPKIEKFPSNEVMLDLVDLKKVYPTPKGDYVVLEDLNLQIKKEEFITIIGHSGCGKTTMLSMIAGLNEISGGKISVLGSSIKGPGPDRGVIFQAPSLMPWLTTMENVMLGVKKVYPHATKKQKEDICKYYLHKVGMESSFNKRASEISQGEQQRVGIARAFAIKPKVLLLDEPFGMLDSLTRGQLQDVLIDVWNKEKITAVMITHDVDEAIFLADRVVMMTSGPKAKIGDVLSIDFERPRTRKAILEHNDYYKYRKHLIDFLEH from the coding sequence ATGAATCAATTAATACACAATCCAAAAATAGAGAAATTCCCATCTAACGAGGTGATGTTAGATTTGGTAGACTTAAAAAAAGTATACCCTACACCTAAAGGAGACTATGTTGTTCTAGAAGATTTAAATCTACAAATCAAAAAAGAAGAATTCATTACAATTATTGGTCACTCAGGATGCGGAAAAACAACGATGTTATCTATGATTGCAGGATTAAACGAAATTTCAGGAGGTAAAATTTCAGTTCTTGGAAGCAGCATTAAAGGACCAGGACCAGACAGAGGTGTTATTTTTCAAGCACCTAGTTTAATGCCATGGCTAACCACTATGGAAAACGTAATGTTAGGAGTAAAAAAAGTATATCCTCACGCTACAAAAAAACAAAAAGAAGACATCTGTAAATACTATTTACACAAAGTAGGAATGGAAAGTTCTTTTAACAAAAGAGCTTCCGAAATATCTCAAGGAGAACAACAAAGAGTTGGTATTGCTAGAGCTTTTGCCATCAAACCAAAAGTGCTTTTATTAGACGAACCTTTTGGAATGTTAGACTCTTTAACTAGAGGTCAGCTACAAGACGTACTAATTGATGTTTGGAATAAAGAAAAAATTACAGCAGTTATGATTACTCATGATGTAGATGAAGCTATCTTTTTAGCCGATCGTGTTGTAATGATGACTAGCGGTCCTAAAGCAAAAATTGGTGATGTACTTTCTATTGATTTTGAAAGACCTAGAACAAGAAAAGCTATCTTAGAACATAACGACTATTACAAATACAGAAAACATTTGATCGATTTTTTAGAACACTAA